The proteins below come from a single Methanothermobacter sp. genomic window:
- a CDS encoding nuclease-related domain-containing protein yields the protein MAYLICENCNHYWQIKSEEEFWVFHTCDECGSPLLYVKNFNEYRKITKDVPESSRKTQNQGKADNYWRSWRGGHLILIAGALMAAAGILLTVTGTAWGITPVLLGIIFMALSVPLGRASARRGIGWKKGYEDELIVTNCLRRLPQGYHILNNVQLPGADGHMDHVVVGPTGVYVIETKSYSGNYIVKGDRWFLNDELRKEEVRSPSIQAKRNAAAIKEFLETRDIYVSWVNAVVAFLSASCTIMEEDEHCRILKPCQVPEHIMESRLMLGESKVKRIVDALRKHASEVW from the coding sequence ATGGCCTACCTCATATGCGAAAACTGTAACCACTACTGGCAGATCAAGAGCGAGGAGGAATTCTGGGTATTCCACACTTGTGATGAATGCGGTTCACCACTCCTCTATGTTAAAAACTTCAATGAATACCGCAAAATCACCAAAGATGTCCCTGAATCCAGCAGAAAAACCCAAAACCAGGGGAAGGCCGATAACTACTGGAGATCCTGGAGGGGCGGGCACCTGATCCTCATTGCAGGGGCATTGATGGCCGCTGCGGGAATATTACTTACAGTCACAGGGACGGCATGGGGCATCACACCAGTTCTTCTGGGAATCATCTTCATGGCCCTCTCGGTACCACTGGGCAGGGCCAGTGCGAGAAGGGGTATTGGCTGGAAGAAGGGATATGAAGATGAACTCATAGTAACGAACTGCCTCAGACGCCTCCCCCAAGGGTATCATATCCTGAACAACGTCCAGCTCCCGGGGGCAGACGGGCACATGGACCACGTGGTCGTGGGGCCAACCGGAGTCTACGTGATAGAGACCAAGTCCTATTCAGGGAACTACATCGTGAAGGGTGACCGATGGTTCCTTAACGATGAACTCAGAAAGGAGGAGGTCAGATCACCGTCCATCCAGGCAAAAAGGAATGCCGCAGCCATCAAGGAATTCCTTGAAACCAGGGATATCTATGTCTCATGGGTTAATGCTGTGGTTGCATTCCTCAGCGCCTCCTGCACTATCATGGAGGAGGATGAGCACTGCAGGATCCTGAAGCCATGCCAGGTCCCGGAGCATATAATGGAGAGTCGCCTAATGCTGGGTGAGAGCAAGGTGAAAAGGATAGTGGATGCCCTGAGAAAACATGCCTCGGAGGTCTGGTAG